The Macrobrachium nipponense isolate FS-2020 chromosome 46, ASM1510439v2, whole genome shotgun sequence genome has a segment encoding these proteins:
- the LOC135214992 gene encoding uncharacterized protein LOC135214992 isoform X4, whose amino-acid sequence MDCGLLCWSSPRNRRKPPYPGSPRFRRRVENQWSSLVSKWRNIGSPSRHAVTPTPDHEGLVGGADRVHMMRQRDLHAHNSTSSSSSSNGSSNGPFNAIRSRLGRGRSRQTRAMSLCEPEDEWAPPNRQWVDSRAVLEWARRCGERDDEQDSGVTGSDNDDTFPISSTKSTTSSSSSSSHDEAFSETCSDTYAGSDGHGDSTPPPSMGDYTHNCSSSSFSSHSLKRRTHASPKRHTPHHMQQTATTNAPSLQQPRIVADHIIKMHTHDPHPATPSPPPSSQQPGVLGRRYQKPAHPSTQPNQQMSHHHQQSTQPRPTAVPSRAAGGRARLSSCVDSCIWEEPPPLDHRSPTRPSTYTPSNTPTGSHSNSPNQIHVQTPNHQTSTLDRHKQGRHSPPTPVTMTLGRGGLRTLTAATTEERRLLQSKKSSPEKNTTKDPHETPTKHLPPPLTPTAEHNKSTSSQEEEADKVDGQPSFCTLPRHKREVTFQIRTVVFEKGPGHRSLGFSIVGGTDSPKGSMGIFVKTVFPQGQAASSGALQEGDEILAINGKPLHGSSHKEAIQAFKEIKQGKVVLHIGRRHRKKTNGANTSMNSSVAHPSSPLQQ is encoded by the exons gctCGCCACGTTTTCGGAGGCGCGTGGAAAACCAGTGGTCGTCACTGGTATCGAAATGGCGGAACATAGGATCTCCGTCCCGCCATGCGGTGACACCCACACCGGACCACGAGGGTTTGGTGGGTGGGGCGGACAGGGTGCACATGATGCGCCAGAGAGACCTCCACGCCCACAACTCcaccagcagcagtagcagcagcaacgGCAGTAGCAACGGGCCATTCAATGCCATCCGATCCCGTCTGGGTCGCGGGAGGTCACGCCAGACCCGCGCCATGTCTTTGTGCGAACCCGAGGATGAGTGGGCGCCACCCAACCGACAGTGGGTGGATTCGCGGGCGGTGCTGGAGTGGGCGCGTCgttgcggagagagagacgatgaacaGGATTCCGGCGTCACAGGCAGCGACAACGACGACACATTCCCTATTTCTTCCACTAAGTCCACGACTTCGTCGTCTTCGTCCTCGAGCCATGACGAAGCCTTCAGTGAGACTTGCAGCGACACGTACGCCGGCAGTGATGGCCACGGGGATTCCACCCCGCCTCCTTCCATGGGAGATTACACCCACAActgttcttcctcctctttctcctcccacaGTCTCAAGCGTCGAACTCACGCCAGCCCCAAGAGACACACGCCGCATCACATGCAGCAGACGGCGACAACGAACGCGCCTTCCCTCCAGCAGCCGAGAATCGTCGCCGATCACATCATCAAGATGCACACGCACGATCCCCACCCAGCCACGCCCTCGCCCCCACCCTCCTCGCAACAACCGGGTGTTCTTGGGCGTAGATACCAGAAGCCCGCTCATCCATCCACACAGCCAAACCAACAGATGTCACATCATCATCAACAGTCGACGCAACCGCGCCCTACTGCTGTCCCTTCGAGGGCCGCCGGTGGGCGGGCACGATTATCTTCCTGCGTAGATTCCTGCATATGGGAGGAACCACCACCACTCGATCACCGGTCACCAACACGCCCCTCCACGTACACGCCATCCAACACCCCCACCGGCTCCCATTCCAATAGCCCTAACCAAATACACGTTCAAACCCCCAATCACCAAACGAGTACACTAGATCGCCACAAGCAAGGGCGTCATTCGCCCCCTACGCCTGTAACCATGACCCTAGGAAGAGGCGGCCTTCGCACCTTGACGGCGGCTACAACGGAGGAGAGAAGACTGTTGCAGAGTAAAAAATCCTCCCCCGAAAAGAACACTACCAAGGATCCACACGAGACTCCCACGAAGCACCTGCCTCCGCCTCTCACTCCCACTGCGGAACATAATAAGTCTACGTCTAGTCAAGAGGAAGAAGCAGACAAG GTGGACGGGCAACCAAGCTTCTGCACTCTGCCGCGTCACAAGCGAGAAGTGACCTTCCAGATCCGGACGGTAGTTTTCGAAAAAGGTCCAGGACATCGATCCCTGGGTTTCAGCATCGTAGGCGGAACAGATTCCCCGAAGGGTTCCATGGGCATTTTCGTTAAAACAGTCTTCCCACAGGGCCAGGCTGCTTCTTCAGGTGCACTACAAGAAG GTGACGAAATCTTGGCCATCAACGGAAAACCCCTCCACGGAAGCTCGCACAAGGAAGCCATCCAAGCCTTCAAAGAAATCAAGCAGGGCAAAGTCGTCCTACACATCGGGCGGAGACACCGCAAGAAGACTAATGGAGCGAATACATCCATGAATTCTTCCGTGGCCCACCCTTCTTCCCCTCTTCAGCAGTAG
- the LOC135214992 gene encoding uncharacterized protein LOC135214992 isoform X6, giving the protein MIHRSPRFRRRVENQWSSLVSKWRNIGSPSRHAVTPTPDHEGLVGGADRVHMMRQRDLHAHNSTSSSSSSNGSSNGPFNAIRSRLGRGRSRQTRAMSLCEPEDEWAPPNRQWVDSRAVLEWARRCGERDDEQDSGVTGSDNDDTFPISSTKSTTSSSSSSSHDEAFSETCSDTYAGSDGHGDSTPPPSMGDYTHNCSSSSFSSHSLKRRTHASPKRHTPHHMQQTATTNAPSLQQPRIVADHIIKMHTHDPHPATPSPPPSSQQPGVLGRRYQKPAHPSTQPNQQMSHHHQQSTQPRPTAVPSRAAGGRARLSSCVDSCIWEEPPPLDHRSPTRPSTYTPSNTPTGSHSNSPNQIHVQTPNHQTSTLDRHKQGRHSPPTPVTMTLGRGGLRTLTAATTEERRLLQSKKSSPEKNTTKDPHETPTKHLPPPLTPTAEHNKSTSSQEEEADKVDGQPSFCTLPRHKREVTFQIRTVVFEKGPGHRSLGFSIVGGTDSPKGSMGIFVKTVFPQGQAASSGALQEGDEILAINGKPLHGSSHKEAIQAFKEIKQGKVVLHIGRRHRKKTNGANTSMNSSVAHPSSPLQQ; this is encoded by the exons gctCGCCACGTTTTCGGAGGCGCGTGGAAAACCAGTGGTCGTCACTGGTATCGAAATGGCGGAACATAGGATCTCCGTCCCGCCATGCGGTGACACCCACACCGGACCACGAGGGTTTGGTGGGTGGGGCGGACAGGGTGCACATGATGCGCCAGAGAGACCTCCACGCCCACAACTCcaccagcagcagtagcagcagcaacgGCAGTAGCAACGGGCCATTCAATGCCATCCGATCCCGTCTGGGTCGCGGGAGGTCACGCCAGACCCGCGCCATGTCTTTGTGCGAACCCGAGGATGAGTGGGCGCCACCCAACCGACAGTGGGTGGATTCGCGGGCGGTGCTGGAGTGGGCGCGTCgttgcggagagagagacgatgaacaGGATTCCGGCGTCACAGGCAGCGACAACGACGACACATTCCCTATTTCTTCCACTAAGTCCACGACTTCGTCGTCTTCGTCCTCGAGCCATGACGAAGCCTTCAGTGAGACTTGCAGCGACACGTACGCCGGCAGTGATGGCCACGGGGATTCCACCCCGCCTCCTTCCATGGGAGATTACACCCACAActgttcttcctcctctttctcctcccacaGTCTCAAGCGTCGAACTCACGCCAGCCCCAAGAGACACACGCCGCATCACATGCAGCAGACGGCGACAACGAACGCGCCTTCCCTCCAGCAGCCGAGAATCGTCGCCGATCACATCATCAAGATGCACACGCACGATCCCCACCCAGCCACGCCCTCGCCCCCACCCTCCTCGCAACAACCGGGTGTTCTTGGGCGTAGATACCAGAAGCCCGCTCATCCATCCACACAGCCAAACCAACAGATGTCACATCATCATCAACAGTCGACGCAACCGCGCCCTACTGCTGTCCCTTCGAGGGCCGCCGGTGGGCGGGCACGATTATCTTCCTGCGTAGATTCCTGCATATGGGAGGAACCACCACCACTCGATCACCGGTCACCAACACGCCCCTCCACGTACACGCCATCCAACACCCCCACCGGCTCCCATTCCAATAGCCCTAACCAAATACACGTTCAAACCCCCAATCACCAAACGAGTACACTAGATCGCCACAAGCAAGGGCGTCATTCGCCCCCTACGCCTGTAACCATGACCCTAGGAAGAGGCGGCCTTCGCACCTTGACGGCGGCTACAACGGAGGAGAGAAGACTGTTGCAGAGTAAAAAATCCTCCCCCGAAAAGAACACTACCAAGGATCCACACGAGACTCCCACGAAGCACCTGCCTCCGCCTCTCACTCCCACTGCGGAACATAATAAGTCTACGTCTAGTCAAGAGGAAGAAGCAGACAAG GTGGACGGGCAACCAAGCTTCTGCACTCTGCCGCGTCACAAGCGAGAAGTGACCTTCCAGATCCGGACGGTAGTTTTCGAAAAAGGTCCAGGACATCGATCCCTGGGTTTCAGCATCGTAGGCGGAACAGATTCCCCGAAGGGTTCCATGGGCATTTTCGTTAAAACAGTCTTCCCACAGGGCCAGGCTGCTTCTTCAGGTGCACTACAAGAAG GTGACGAAATCTTGGCCATCAACGGAAAACCCCTCCACGGAAGCTCGCACAAGGAAGCCATCCAAGCCTTCAAAGAAATCAAGCAGGGCAAAGTCGTCCTACACATCGGGCGGAGACACCGCAAGAAGACTAATGGAGCGAATACATCCATGAATTCTTCCGTGGCCCACCCTTCTTCCCCTCTTCAGCAGTAG
- the LOC135214992 gene encoding uncharacterized protein LOC135214992 isoform X5 — MGWKKHLGGSPRFRRRVENQWSSLVSKWRNIGSPSRHAVTPTPDHEGLVGGADRVHMMRQRDLHAHNSTSSSSSSNGSSNGPFNAIRSRLGRGRSRQTRAMSLCEPEDEWAPPNRQWVDSRAVLEWARRCGERDDEQDSGVTGSDNDDTFPISSTKSTTSSSSSSSHDEAFSETCSDTYAGSDGHGDSTPPPSMGDYTHNCSSSSFSSHSLKRRTHASPKRHTPHHMQQTATTNAPSLQQPRIVADHIIKMHTHDPHPATPSPPPSSQQPGVLGRRYQKPAHPSTQPNQQMSHHHQQSTQPRPTAVPSRAAGGRARLSSCVDSCIWEEPPPLDHRSPTRPSTYTPSNTPTGSHSNSPNQIHVQTPNHQTSTLDRHKQGRHSPPTPVTMTLGRGGLRTLTAATTEERRLLQSKKSSPEKNTTKDPHETPTKHLPPPLTPTAEHNKSTSSQEEEADKVDGQPSFCTLPRHKREVTFQIRTVVFEKGPGHRSLGFSIVGGTDSPKGSMGIFVKTVFPQGQAASSGALQEGDEILAINGKPLHGSSHKEAIQAFKEIKQGKVVLHIGRRHRKKTNGANTSMNSSVAHPSSPLQQ, encoded by the exons gctCGCCACGTTTTCGGAGGCGCGTGGAAAACCAGTGGTCGTCACTGGTATCGAAATGGCGGAACATAGGATCTCCGTCCCGCCATGCGGTGACACCCACACCGGACCACGAGGGTTTGGTGGGTGGGGCGGACAGGGTGCACATGATGCGCCAGAGAGACCTCCACGCCCACAACTCcaccagcagcagtagcagcagcaacgGCAGTAGCAACGGGCCATTCAATGCCATCCGATCCCGTCTGGGTCGCGGGAGGTCACGCCAGACCCGCGCCATGTCTTTGTGCGAACCCGAGGATGAGTGGGCGCCACCCAACCGACAGTGGGTGGATTCGCGGGCGGTGCTGGAGTGGGCGCGTCgttgcggagagagagacgatgaacaGGATTCCGGCGTCACAGGCAGCGACAACGACGACACATTCCCTATTTCTTCCACTAAGTCCACGACTTCGTCGTCTTCGTCCTCGAGCCATGACGAAGCCTTCAGTGAGACTTGCAGCGACACGTACGCCGGCAGTGATGGCCACGGGGATTCCACCCCGCCTCCTTCCATGGGAGATTACACCCACAActgttcttcctcctctttctcctcccacaGTCTCAAGCGTCGAACTCACGCCAGCCCCAAGAGACACACGCCGCATCACATGCAGCAGACGGCGACAACGAACGCGCCTTCCCTCCAGCAGCCGAGAATCGTCGCCGATCACATCATCAAGATGCACACGCACGATCCCCACCCAGCCACGCCCTCGCCCCCACCCTCCTCGCAACAACCGGGTGTTCTTGGGCGTAGATACCAGAAGCCCGCTCATCCATCCACACAGCCAAACCAACAGATGTCACATCATCATCAACAGTCGACGCAACCGCGCCCTACTGCTGTCCCTTCGAGGGCCGCCGGTGGGCGGGCACGATTATCTTCCTGCGTAGATTCCTGCATATGGGAGGAACCACCACCACTCGATCACCGGTCACCAACACGCCCCTCCACGTACACGCCATCCAACACCCCCACCGGCTCCCATTCCAATAGCCCTAACCAAATACACGTTCAAACCCCCAATCACCAAACGAGTACACTAGATCGCCACAAGCAAGGGCGTCATTCGCCCCCTACGCCTGTAACCATGACCCTAGGAAGAGGCGGCCTTCGCACCTTGACGGCGGCTACAACGGAGGAGAGAAGACTGTTGCAGAGTAAAAAATCCTCCCCCGAAAAGAACACTACCAAGGATCCACACGAGACTCCCACGAAGCACCTGCCTCCGCCTCTCACTCCCACTGCGGAACATAATAAGTCTACGTCTAGTCAAGAGGAAGAAGCAGACAAG GTGGACGGGCAACCAAGCTTCTGCACTCTGCCGCGTCACAAGCGAGAAGTGACCTTCCAGATCCGGACGGTAGTTTTCGAAAAAGGTCCAGGACATCGATCCCTGGGTTTCAGCATCGTAGGCGGAACAGATTCCCCGAAGGGTTCCATGGGCATTTTCGTTAAAACAGTCTTCCCACAGGGCCAGGCTGCTTCTTCAGGTGCACTACAAGAAG GTGACGAAATCTTGGCCATCAACGGAAAACCCCTCCACGGAAGCTCGCACAAGGAAGCCATCCAAGCCTTCAAAGAAATCAAGCAGGGCAAAGTCGTCCTACACATCGGGCGGAGACACCGCAAGAAGACTAATGGAGCGAATACATCCATGAATTCTTCCGTGGCCCACCCTTCTTCCCCTCTTCAGCAGTAG